The Chrysoperla carnea chromosome X, inChrCarn1.1, whole genome shotgun sequence genome includes a region encoding these proteins:
- the LOC123303057 gene encoding Bardet-Biedl syndrome 5 protein homolog, protein MVLFVDNEVRFDVPYSYMKLRPGEKIIDRLDSIEDTKGNGGDIGNMFITNLRILWYLLSATGVSLSIGFNCVVSTSTTLVNSHLKGKTEALHILTSYKNSKFEFIFTNLIPGNYRHFTSVMGVHKAYVLSKLYRELKLRGSVVQNKQLKILPSEQIYSNTAGVWNLSSDQGNLGTLIITNIRIVWFADINEAFNISLPYLQITSVKIQESKFGLTLVLTSHESSGGYVLGFKLDSVDKLQSIHKEINTLYQVYLNNPIYGVHYIWTKKTPPSQNETKPIDDLQELATDERNEISNTFTIYMTESNKNGQNLPKYYPQLGLSVENLKDGFTLKKLWEVIPQNN, encoded by the exons ATGGTTTTGTTTGTGGATAACGAAGTACGTTTCGATGTACCATATTCGTACATGAAATTACGACCCGGCGAAAAAATCATTGATCGATTAGATTCAATTGAGGATACAAAAGGTAATGGAGGTGATATTGGTAATATGTTTATCACGAACCTACGAATTTTATGGTATTTATTATCTGCAACGGGTGTTAGCTTAT CAATTGGCTTCAACTGTGTGGTGAGTACGAGTACTACTCTTGTCAATTCG catttaaaaggaaaaactGAAGCTTTACACATCTTGACATCttacaaaaattcaaagtttgaatttatttttacaaatttgattCCTGGAAATTACCGACATTTTACATCTGTTATGGGAGTGCATAa ggcaTACGTACTATCCAAATTGTACCGTGAATTAAAATTACGTGGATCTgttgtacaaaataaacaattaaaaattttaccttcgGAACAAATCTATTCGAATACGGCAGGAGTATGGAATTTGAGCAGCGATCAAGGAAATTTGGGAACActaattataacaaatattcgAATTGTATGGTTTGCTGATATTAATGAAGCGTTTAATATTTCTTTGCCATATTTACAAATAACTTCT gtaaaaattcAAGAATCCAAATTTGGTTTAACATTAGTTTTAACAAGCCACGAATCAAGTGGCGGATATGTTTTGGGCTTCAAATTGGATTCCGTGGATAAATTACAATCAATCCACAAGGAAATTAACACATTATATCAAGTCTATTTGAATAATCCAATTTATGGTGTCCATTATATTTGGACGAAAAAAACGCCACCATCTCAAAATGAAACTAAACCCATCGATGATTTACAAGAGCTTGCAACTGATGAACGTAATGAAATTTCGAATACATTCACAATATATATGACGGAATCGAATAAAAATGGACAAAATCTTCCAAAATATTATCCACAACTTGGCTtaagtgttgaaaatttaaaagatggttttactttgaaaaaattatgggaGGTTATcccacaaaataattaa